The proteins below come from a single Mugil cephalus isolate CIBA_MC_2020 chromosome 7, CIBA_Mcephalus_1.1, whole genome shotgun sequence genomic window:
- the per2 gene encoding period circadian protein homolog 2 isoform X7: MSEDSDSKPYCFAELEDQNGASGCRPSTSCSSIPRGASGCSSMAQLHRMGGYSQGGPDLGLPSEGSDSSGQDPPASSHKLRKNARSRSLPEEDVEMKSSGSSGSGTESHGNESHGNESHGNESHGHGSLGSSNGNSKDSALLESSESNKSSNSHSPSPPSSSNAFSLLSSEQDNPSTSGCSSQESAKAKTQKEVIKTLKELKLHLPAEKKHNNKATTLNTLKYALRCVKQVEANEEYYQLLMINDSQPSGLDVSSYTIEEIDSITSEYTLKNNDIFAVAVSLITGRIVYISDQAASILNCKRDVFKNSKFVEFLTPQDVSVFYSFTTPYRLPSWSMCTGAESSPPDCIQEKSFFCRISGGKDCEGDLQYYPFRMTPYLMKVQDTVHAEDQFCCLLLAERVLSGYDAPRIPTDKRIFTTTHTPSCVFQDVDERAVPLLGYLPQDLIGTPVLLHLHPNDRPIMLAIHRKILQYAGQPFDHSSIRFCARNGEYIILDTSWSSFVNPWSRKVSFVIGRHKVRMGPVNEDVFSPASTISEMKTMDSDIQEITEQIHRLLLQPVHNSGSSGYGSLNNDHHLGMTSSNESLNNGKMQQEEEQVSHKARPRTFQEICKGIHLQKSQEQQMAKLDNRKSSGKSAQKSLAVVRPKDPAALFNWKETGSAVENSRGSFQEELGVGDQTGSYSYQQISCLDSVIRYLESCNVPITMKRKCQSSSNTTSSNSDEDKQKGASSMQVTEEPALLKNQSGLSALDDQGKKSSDAATAVVGTSLPLPVPNKPESVVSITSQCSYSSTIVHVGDKKPQPESEIIEDVPGAGETAEPSQIPTAPPSSVSPPSQEREPYKRLGLTKQVLAAHTQKEEQAFLCRFRELRGHSALKENCSQYLERQREQFTSDGTPAARPSKQSGQGAEPTTRRGTRNRKTKSKRVKKIESSDSTVSQHRQQQLRPPLLNHGLNQTSWSPSETSQSAFPMAYPAVMSGYPLQVYPSPAASSVAPRTDATLQSFPDNQCPQAPVCPPPIQAPPFGAPMVTPVVALVMPNYLYPLMGPGPQPPHPVYQADTGGFPTQTQHCAQATFPGLGPFAPLPAFNGHNQFNGQSHLIPQAGYLTPSFYFPPTTETPKAPVEGQSRSSTPQSGIAGGQASPPLFQSRCSSPLNLLELELSVDRQDSTAMSSVGQGNNTTEREKGASLNQAKERELKQTSSRGDGNNSDANSSSSDMLDIILQEDSCSGTGSATSGSMGSGSNGCGTSASGTSNSGTSKSRTSASGTSASGTSGSGTGSNNSSNYFGSVDSSQNSQKVKGHLSGSDERPVEMEQSEHFIKYVLQDPLWLLMADTDDKVMMTYELPSRDIQRVLREDKEKLRLMQKNQPRFSEEQKKELIEVHPWIKKGGLPKAIDVKVCSCCDGAPEAAAAAAAAAGEDHPDLSLGDAESGVSCLQRPREEQSNAGAISCHGSSLSSTQMQPARQ; encoded by the exons CCTCGTCGCACAAGCTTCGCAAGAATGCTCGCTCCAGATCGCTCCctgaggaggatgtggagaTGAAGAGCAGCGGGTCCAGTGGGAGTGGGACTGAATCACACGGCAACGAGAGCCACGGCAATGAGAGCCACGGAAATGAGAGTCACGGCCATGGGTCGTTGGGCAGCTCCAATGGCAACAGCAAAGACTCAGCACTCCTGGAATCATCAGAGAGCAACAAGAG CTCCAACTCCCACAGCCCGTCTCCTCCGAGCAGCTCCAACGCCTTCAGTCTGCTCAGCTCCGAGCAGGACAACCCTTCAACCAGCGGCTGCAG TAGTCAGGAATCAGCCAAAGCCAAGACCCAGAAGGAGGTGATTAAAACTCTGAAAGAGCTGAAGCTTCACCTGCCTGCtgagaagaaacacaataaCAAGGCTACCACATTGAACACCCTCAAGTACGCCCTGCGATGTGTGAAGCAGGTGGAAG CCAATGAGGAGTATTACCAGCTGCTGATGATCAATGACAGCCAGCCTTCAGGCCTGGATGTATCTTCTTATACAATAGAGGAAATAGACAGCATCACTTCTGAATACACCCTTAAAAACAAT GACATTTTCGCAGTAGCGGTGTCTCTAATCACAGGGAGGATAGTCTACATTTCTGACCAGGCTGCCTCCATCCTCAACTGCAAAAGAGACGTGTTCAAGAACTCCAAGTTTGTGGAGTTCCTGACGCCGCAGGATGTCAGCGTGTTCTACAGCTTCACGACGCCTTATCGCCTGCCCTCATGGAGCATGTGCACAGGAGCAG AGTCATCCCCGCCTGACTGCATACAGGAGAAGTCCTTCTTCTGCCGTATCAG CGGTGGTAAGGACTGTGAGGGTGACCTGCAGTACTACCCGTTCCGCATGACGCCTTATCTGATGAAAGTCCAGGACACGGTGCATGCTGAGGACCAgttctgctgcctcctcctggCTGAGAGGGTTCTCTCCGGTTATGACG CACCTAGAATTCCAACGGACAAGCGCATCTTCACGACCACGCACACTCCGAGTTGTGTGTTCCAGGATGTGGATGAGAG GGCGGTTCCTCTTCTGGGGTACCTCCCTCAGGACCTGATTGGTACCCCCGTTCTCCTCCACTTGCATCCCAATGACCGCCCCATCATGCTGGCCATCCACAGAAAGA TCCTTCAATATGCAGGGCAACCATTTGACCACTCGTCCATCCGCTTCTGCGCGCGAAACGGAGAGTACATCATCCTGGACACCAGCTGGTCCAGTTTCGTCAACCCGTGGAGCCGCAAGGTCTCCTTTGTTATTGGGAGACATAAAGTCCGAAT GGGCCCTGTGAATGAGGACGTTTTTTCTCCGGCCTCCACTATCAGCGAGATGAAGACCATGGACTCTGACATCCAGGAGATTACTGAGCAGATACATCGACTCCTTCTGCAG CCGGTTCATAACAGCGGCTCCAGTGGCTACGGTAGCCTGAACAACGACCACCACCTGGGCATGACCTCCTCCAACGAGAGCCTCAACAACGGCAAAATGCAACAAGAGGAAGAGCAAGTCAGCCACAAGGCCAGACCT CGAACCTTCCAGGAAATCTGTAAGGGAATTCATCTCCAGAAGAGCCAGGAGCAGCAGATGGCTAAACTAGACAACAGAAAAAGCAGTGGCA AGTCTGCACAGAAGAGCCTAGCGGTGGTGAGGCCCAAAGACCCGGCCGCTCTTTTCAACTGGAAGGAGACCGGCTCCGCTGTAGAGAACAGTAGAGGCTCTTTCCAGGAGGAGCTGGGCGTCGGTGACCAGACTGGCTCGTACTCGTACCAGCAGATCAGTTGTCTGGACAGCGTTATCAG GTACTTGGAGAGCTGTAATGTTCCCATCACCATGAAGAGGAAGTGTCAGTCTTCCTCTAACACCACGTCCTCTAACTCCGACGAGGACAAGCAGAAAGGAGCCAGCAGCATGCAGGTCACTGAAG AACCAGCCTTGTTGAAGAATCAGTCTGGTCTCTCCGCTTTGGATGATCAAGGCAAAAAGTCCAGTGACGCGGCCACAGCGGTAGTGGGCACTTCGCTGCCCCTACCTGTACCAAACAAACCAGAAAGTGTGGTGTCCATAACCAGCCAGTGTAGCTACAGTAGCACCATAGTGCATGTTGGGGACAAGAAACCTCAGCCCGAGTCAG AGATCATAGAGGACGTGCCAGGCGCAGGGGAGACGGCGGAACCCAGCCAGATCCCCACAGCTCCTCCCAGTTCTGTTTCGCCTCCCAGTCAGGAGAGAGAGCCCTACAAAAGACTGGGGCTGACCAAGCAGGTTTTAGCAGCCCACACGCAGAAGGAGGAACAGGCCTTCCTGTGCCGCTTCAGGGAGCTCCGCGGACACTCGGCCCTCAAGGAAAACTGCTCTCAGTACTTGGAGCGCCAGCGAGAACAGTTCACCAGCGATG GGACACCTGCTGCTCGACCCAGCAAACAGAGCGGACAGGGTGCGGAGCCGACCACGAGGCGAGGAACGCGGAATAGGAAGACCAAGTCAAAGCGAGTGAAGAAGATTGAGTCCTCAGACAGCACAGTGTCCCAACACAGACAGCAACAGCTGCGGCCTCCTCTTCTAAACCACGGCCTTAACCAGACATCCTGGTCTCCCTCTGAAACATCGCAATCCGCCTTTCCCATGGCTTATCCTGCCGTCATGTCAGGCTACCCCCTCCAGGTTTACCCCAGCCCCGCAGCCAGCTCCGTAGCTCCCCGCACAGACGCCACCCTGCAAAGCTTTCCTGACAACCAGTGTCCGCAAGCACCCGTCTGCCCCCCGCCCATCCAGGCACCTCCCTTCGGCGCCCCCATGGTCACCCCCGTTGTGGCTCTCGTGATGCCCAACTACCTGTACCCTCTGATGGGCCCAGGGCCACAACCACCACATCCTGTGTACCAGGCAGACACTGGGGGTTTCCCCACCCAAACCCAGCACTGTGCTCAGGCTACGTTTCCAGGCCTGGGACCCTTCGCCCCTTTACCCGCCTTCAACGGTCACAATCAGTTCAACGGCCAGAGCCACTTAATTCCTCAAGCAGGCTACTTGACTCCTTCTTTCTACTTTCCTCCAACCACGGAGACCCCGAAGGCCCCAGTGGAGGGCCAGTCCCGCTCCTCAACACCACAGTCTGGAATAGCTGGCGGCCAAGCGTCCCCGCCCTTGTTCCAGTCCCGCTGCAGCTCGCCTCTCaacctgctggagctggagctttCCGTGGACAGACAGGACAGCACAGCGATGTCTTCGGTGGGACAAGGGAATAATACgactgagagggagaaaggagcGAGTCTCAACCAGGCCAAGGAGAGGGAGCTGAAACAG acaAGCTCACGCGGTGACGGCAACAACAGCGATGCCAACTCCTCGTCCAGCGACATGTTGGACATTATCCTCCAGGAAGACTCCTGTTCAGGCACCGGCTCAGCCACCTCAGGGTCCATGGGCTCGGGGTCCAACGGCTGTGGAACTTCAGCCAGCGGGACGTCGAACAGCGGGACCTCTAAGAGCAGGACATCGGCCAGCGGGACATCAGCCAGCGGGACATCAGGAAGTGGTACAG GAAGCAACAACAGTAGTAACTACTTCGGCAGCGTGGACTCATCTCAGAACAGCcagaaggtcaaaggtcacttaAGCGGCAGTGACGAAAGGCCcgtggagatggagcagagtgAACACTTCATCAAGTATGTACTGCAGGACCCGCTGTGGCTGCTCATGGCCGACACAGATGACAAGGTCATGATGACCTATGAGCTGCCCTCGCG TGACATCCAGAGGGTGCTCAGAGAGGACAAAGAGAAGCTGAGGCTGATGCAGAAGAACCAGCCACGCttttcagaggagcagaagaaagagCTGATCGAGGTCCACCCCTGGATCAAGAAGGGAGGTTTACCCAAAGCCATAGACGTCAAG gtGTGCTCCTGCTGTGACGGCGCGCCAGAAGCAGCagccgcggcggcggcggcagcgggtGAGGATCACCCAGACCTGAGCCTGGGTGATGCGGAGTCAGGAGTCAGCTGCCTGCAGAGGCCCAGAGAGGAGCAATCAAACGCTGGCGCCATCTCTTGTCACGGCTCTTCTCTTAGCTCCACCCAGATGCAACCAGCGAGGCAATAA